A genomic stretch from Onychostoma macrolepis isolate SWU-2019 chromosome 02, ASM1243209v1, whole genome shotgun sequence includes:
- the LOC131533181 gene encoding NACHT, LRR and PYD domains-containing protein 1 homolog, which yields MDMSEDKRGTVGSQSADVSQISITAQNRSHISAPVILNSTVTGNINIANNYFTGPGDEVTGPGTQIIDTSSLIAEYKQFLLSEYAYITEYTSRAGEEVLLNDRYIDPLIVQKHREKKERENEMRSRGKRFFNTRETNQRNKNIMVGQLFGPENGSKKVTRKSVILQGDSGSGKSVTAQKVVLDWASGELYSTLFDVVFHLRCKELNGLSDEMSLVDLLDCSLTANEIGQILKDIPQRILFIIDGFDELMLSVTKESLPPKPDIKSHPLAIVCSLLKGRMMRESFLLVTTRSSAVDKLENILKKPQCFVEIMGFSEKGVSEYFRKFFEDEEFSSQVYEQVKIHEMLYTACFIPVICWIICTIFKRKGKDRVVTSELTTTTSIFVDFVSTLLKHHSSLNQHEELDLLKNLGQIAESGTPKRQVLFSRNDLPKAISDLPNIPFLCTFRQQERTYLKEMFGFLHLSFQEFFTALFYMLTDEAEAKIKVKELLESAGNGRRNEHLLPVIQFLFGLSNKKVSRLIPGEHPKLTTTVIRAQLEKWISKVIEKNIMNAFYMSDFILHCLYELHDRDILKNVMKLWERSGINIHWSLKGVDCQVVMYCLQYSSRIISMEVKCNAKDLKMLHPALCRCTTLWLCFDSISDADVDLLTSALGRRKNVGYLTMEDGALSDESVQKILKTLSGQTSVGNIRLVVRSISNANVDLTMNFLLKEMMGRSFSVCIASQAENMDKSLCSEFTMSSKNNSLWFTVGHSEGHQGEISEKHGLCYYEGFSKISFGLCPFSAIPMTDFLKTSHNLRCFSKMKITEFGVNVEALLSFLSCVPGLTEVDIHSEYLTDIWASRILSYLQINPKISHIKFHVSNLMISDEERVCSTFSVSRKPFEEYKMHVSERKNPSLSLAMDRWAYDIASSSNGELVHSHRLDKPALVKLSLSFPPLEGSSVSWEVLFKRLYHLIRLTEQCPELNEHVDSLLLFLHSVPGLKEVKVWLSSLIESWAARLFTLFLSCSSLLHLQLNTSMYVISDVESLGIMRADGVR from the exons AAGACAAAAGAGGAACTGTGGGGTCTCAAAGTGCTGATGTCTCTCAAATCAGTATCACTGCCCAGAATAGAAGCCATATTTCAGCACCTGTGATACTAAATTCAACAGTCACcggaaatattaacattgctAATAATTACTTCACAG GACCTGGAGATGAAGTCACAG GCCCTGGAACTCAAATCATag ATACAAGCTCATTAATCGCAGAATACAAGCAGTTCCTGCTGTCCGAGTATGCCTACATTACAGAATACACCTCCCGTGCTGGTGAAGAGGTGTTGCTTAATGACCGTTACATTGACCCACTGATTGTTCAGAAAcacagagaaaagaaagagcGAGAAAATGAAATGCGCTCTAGAGGGAAAAGATTCTTCAACACCAGAGAAACTAaccaaagaaacaaaaacatcatGGTTGGTCAGCTTTTCGGCCCAGAGAATGGCTCCAAAAAAGTGACTCGAAAATCTGTAATTCTCCAAGGTGATTCTGGAAGTGGGAAATCAGTCACTGCGCAAAAGGTTGTACTGGATTGGGCCTCTGGAGAGCTTTACTCTACACTCTTTGATGTAGTATTTCATCTGCGATGCAAAGAGCTCAATGGTCTTTCTGATGAGATGAGCCTGGTTGATCTCTTGGACTGTAGTTTAACTGCAAATGAGATTGGTCAGATCTTAAAGGACATACCACAGAGGATCCTGTTCATCATTGATGGTTTTGATGAACTCATGCTTTCTGTAACCAAAGAGTCATTGCCTCCAAAACCAGACATCAAATCCCATCCACTGGCCATCGTTTGCTCTCTTCTGAAAGGTCGCATGATGAGAGAGTCCTTCCTGCTGGTTACTACGAGATCCTCTGCTGTAGACAAACTGGAGAACATTCTGAAAAAGCCACAGTGCTTTGTGGAGATCATGGGATTTTCTGAGAAAGGAGTGAGTGAATATTTCCGAAAGTTCTTTGAGGACGAAGAGTTTTCAAGTCAAGTGTATGAGCAGGTGAAGATACACGAGATGCTCTACACCGCTTGCTTCATCCCTGTCATCTGCTGGATTATCTGCACAATTTTCAAGAGAAAAGGAAAGGACAGAGTTGTAACAAGCGAGTTGACGACAACCACGTCCATATTTGTAGATTTTGTTTCCACACTCTTAAAGCATCACAGTAGTTTGAATCAGCATGAAGAGCTTGACCTCCTCAAGAACCTGGGTCAGATAGCGGAGAGTGGAACGCCGAAACGTCAAGTGCTGTTCTCTAGAAACGATCTTCCAAAGGCAATCTCAGATTTACCAAACATTCCCTTCCTATGCACGTTTCGTCAACAAGAGAGAACTTATCTGAAGGAGATGTTTGGGTTCTTGCACCTCAGCTTTCAGGAGTTCTTCACCGCTCTCTTCTACATGTTAACAGATGAGGCAGAGGCGAAAATAAAAGTCAAGGAGCTACTGGAATCAGCAGGCAATGGGAGGCGCAATGAGCATCTCTTACCTGTCATCCAATTCCTTTTTGGTCTCTCGAACAAGAAAGTGAGCCGTTTAATCCCGGGAGAACATCCAAAGTTGACAACAACCGTTATTCGCGCTCAGCTGGAGAAATGGATCAGCAAGGTTATAGAGAAGAACATCATGAATGCATTCTACATGAGTGATTTCATTCTTCATTGTCTGTATGAACTTCATGATAGGGACATACTGAAGAATGTCATGAAGCTGTGGGAACGCTCAGGTATTAACATACACTGGTCTTTGAAGGGGGTCGACTGTCAGGTTGTGATGTACTGCCTCCAGTATTCTTCACGCATTATTAGTATGGAAgttaaatgcaatgcaaaagaTCTAAAGATGCTGCATCCTGCGCTTTGTAGGTGTACAACTTTATG GTTGTGTTTTGATTCAATTTCTGATGCTGATGTTGACCTCCTGACATCAGCCCTGGGGAGAAGAAAGAACGTGGGCTATTTGAC TATGGAGGATGGAGCCCTATCCGATGAAAGTGTGCAGAAGATCCTGAAAACCCTCAGTGGACAAACATCAGTGGGTAACATTCGACTGGTGGTGAGGAGCATCAGCAATGCCAATGTTGATTTAACTATGAACTTCCTTTTAAAAGAGATGATGGGAAGAAGTTTCAG TGTATGTATTGCCAGTCAAGCAGAGAACATGGACAAGAGTCTTTGCTCAGAGTTCACTATGTCAAGCAAAAATAATTCTCTCTG GTTTACTGTTGGGCACTCAGAAGGGCATCAGGGTGAAATATCAGAAAAACATGGTCTTTGTTATTATGAGGGTTTTTCAAAAATATCCTTTGGTCTTTGTCCTTTCTCTGCAATACCCATGACTGATTTCCTCAAGACTTCCCATAACCTCAGATGCTTCTCTAAGAT GAAAATCACTGAGTTTGGTGTGAATGTGGAGGCACTACTGTCTTTCCTAAGCTGTGTTCCTGGTTTAACTGAGGTGGATATTCATTCCGAGTATCTCACAGATATTTGGGCTTCCAGGATTCTGTCCTACCTTCAAATCAATCCAAAGATTTCTCACATAAA GTTTCATGTGAGCAATCTCATGATTAGTGATGAGGAAAGGGTCTGTTCAACATTTTCAGTCTCTAGAAAGCCATTTGAAGA GTACAAGATGCATGTCAGTGAAAGGAAAAATCCCTCACTGAGTCTTGCAATGGACAGATGGGCTTATGATATTGC ATCTAGTAGCAATGGAGAGTTGGTACATTCCCATCGACTGGACAAACCGGCTCTGGTGAAGCTCAGCCTCAGTTTCCCTCCTCTTGAAGGGTCTAGTGTCAGTTGGGAGGTTCTATTCAAAAGACTTTACCACCTCATTCGGTTGACAGAACA atGCCCAGAGTTGAATGAGCATGTGGATTCTCTGCTGCTATTCCTTCACTCTGTTCCTGGTCTGAAGGAAGTAAAAGTTTGGCTAAGCAGCCTTAT